The Tepidibacter aestuarii genome contains a region encoding:
- a CDS encoding YlbF family regulator has translation MKNKTKELVELICKTDEFKRLKNAKKNIDKNKNLKKQVEDFKKRQLKIQKSKLSKEQLNSEMTRLDHDFKVLHEIPQVNEFFKSTQEFNSMMFNLFKEINILLDSRLNSK, from the coding sequence ATGAAAAACAAAACAAAGGAACTAGTAGAACTTATTTGTAAGACCGATGAATTTAAAAGACTTAAAAATGCAAAGAAAAATATAGATAAAAATAAAAACCTAAAAAAACAAGTAGAAGACTTTAAAAAAAGACAATTAAAAATTCAAAAATCAAAACTATCAAAGGAACAATTAAACTCGGAAATGACGAGACTTGACCATGATTTCAAAGTTCTACACGAAATACCTCAAGTTAATGAATTTTTTAAGTCTACCCAAGAATTTAACTCCATGATGTTCAATTTATTCAAGGAAATCAATATACTTCTCGATTCAAGGTTAAATTCAAAATAA
- a CDS encoding YcaO-like family protein: MSSLRDRKYKDDLPLNTVNKIRKILSDLGITTIETDWKNSAKGFCSVRVQIANTSIATNGKGTSHEYALASAYAELMERIQNQTFFRLNDTLSESAMSYKDFYYAPDEEYLSVDDFIKRNDEWCLYQLSKISSKKDKYELLNKWAKTSYEHTPLDFVSIPYKNLNTNKLSYIPVNMVSKIYMSNGMCAGNTFEEALIQGISEVLERHVNQVIIKEKITPPDIPRTYIQKFPKLDSMITQIESKGNYKVVIKDCSLNENYPVLAAIFINKDNQNYFIKFGSHPVFEISLERTLTELLQGQDISNMMGLKEYSHKSNVSDEYQNLLGILVNGSGYYPSEFFSSNSDYDFNEFEDTSDLDNKEMLNHVTKLLNDKGFNIFVRDCSFLDFPSYHVIVPGLSEVDKFDDTDSLDYYIKFIQIKKHIKNLRNLSNQEITDLIDLINEVGYSPNASVTQILNLDNDNNIPWYYSNMELFLSALNYNQKYFEKSYNHFNKYLKSLNPKYCNKNIINHYKCVRDYISMRDDNIDDENIEKNLKLFYNNNSVNSVISEFKYPENILNINYIDEYNYRNEKISSNPNDIIYKSLKDRYILSNVNQKSLSLD; the protein is encoded by the coding sequence TTGAGTTCATTAAGAGATAGAAAGTACAAAGATGATTTACCCCTCAATACCGTAAACAAAATAAGAAAAATACTTTCCGACTTAGGAATTACTACAATAGAAACGGATTGGAAAAACTCAGCTAAAGGATTTTGTTCTGTAAGAGTCCAAATTGCAAATACTTCAATTGCAACTAACGGAAAAGGAACTTCTCATGAATACGCTCTTGCCAGTGCTTATGCAGAACTTATGGAAAGAATCCAAAACCAGACTTTCTTTAGATTAAACGACACCTTAAGCGAAAGTGCCATGTCATATAAAGATTTTTATTATGCTCCTGATGAAGAGTACCTAAGTGTAGATGACTTTATAAAAAGAAATGACGAATGGTGCTTATATCAGCTAAGTAAAATCAGCTCTAAAAAAGATAAATACGAACTGTTAAATAAATGGGCAAAAACATCTTATGAGCATACACCGCTTGATTTTGTAAGCATTCCTTATAAAAATTTAAATACTAATAAACTATCGTACATACCCGTTAACATGGTATCAAAAATATATATGTCAAACGGAATGTGTGCAGGAAATACATTTGAAGAAGCATTAATCCAAGGCATATCCGAAGTTTTAGAAAGACATGTCAATCAAGTTATAATAAAGGAAAAAATAACTCCGCCAGATATACCTAGAACATATATACAAAAATTCCCCAAATTAGATTCAATGATAACTCAAATAGAGTCTAAAGGTAACTACAAAGTTGTAATAAAAGACTGTTCATTAAATGAAAATTATCCAGTGCTAGCTGCTATATTTATAAATAAAGATAATCAAAACTACTTTATTAAATTCGGCTCTCACCCAGTATTTGAAATATCACTAGAAAGAACTTTAACTGAGCTTTTACAAGGTCAGGATATCAGTAATATGATGGGTCTTAAAGAGTATTCACACAAAAGTAATGTCTCTGATGAGTATCAGAATTTACTTGGAATACTAGTTAATGGCTCTGGATATTATCCAAGTGAATTTTTTAGTTCAAATTCAGATTATGATTTTAATGAATTTGAAGATACTTCAGATTTAGATAACAAAGAAATGTTAAATCATGTTACAAAACTATTAAATGATAAAGGCTTTAATATATTTGTTAGAGATTGTTCTTTTTTAGATTTTCCTTCTTATCATGTAATAGTTCCAGGCCTTAGCGAAGTAGATAAATTCGATGATACGGACTCACTAGATTACTATATAAAATTTATTCAAATAAAAAAACATATAAAAAATCTACGCAATTTATCAAATCAAGAAATTACAGATTTAATAGATTTAATAAATGAAGTTGGGTATAGTCCAAATGCATCTGTAACGCAAATATTGAATCTAGATAATGATAATAATATACCTTGGTATTATTCCAACATGGAATTATTCTTAAGTGCATTAAATTATAATCAAAAATACTTTGAGAAATCTTACAATCACTTCAACAAATATTTAAAATCTTTAAATCCAAAATATTGTAATAAAAATATTATAAATCACTATAAATGTGTTAGAGATTATATATCTATGCGTGATGATAATATAGACGATGAAAATATAGAAAAAAATCTAAAACTATTTTATAATAATAATTCAGTCAATAGTGTTATAAGTGAATTTAAATACCCAGAAAACATATTGAATATAAACTATATAGATGAATATAACTATAGAAATGAAAAAATATCTAGTAATCCAAATGATATTATATATAAATCATTAAAAGACAGATATATATTATCGAATGTAAACCAAAAGAGCTTATCTTTAGATTAA
- a CDS encoding ABC transporter permease has translation MDFTPIGVLRETNNIEKKKFSFKNLKFKGDIFLSPLVLFIIVSSCMLAPLITNIDPTNMELSKIFMSPSEGHIFGTDHLGRDIFSRVLYGGRISIIIGVLSMVISTVIGAVYGSISGYCGGIIDDIMMRFIDIMISIPSLLIMTLIQAILQSNKVSSIIFVISITSWMNIAKIVRGEVLELKQREFVLASKIMGADFIYIMKKHLIPNYMTSIIYMSAVNSANAIMAETTLSFLGLGLPIDLPSWGSMLMDARESILLNKWWVALFPGVFMISTIFCITNIGEHIRVKSNRRFNNI, from the coding sequence ATGGATTTTACCCCTATTGGAGTTTTAAGAGAAACTAATAATATAGAAAAGAAGAAATTTTCTTTTAAGAATTTAAAATTTAAAGGAGATATATTTCTTTCACCTCTTGTATTGTTTATAATAGTATCTTCATGCATGTTGGCACCTTTAATTACGAATATAGATCCAACTAATATGGAGTTATCTAAGATATTTATGTCGCCGTCTGAAGGACATATATTTGGAACAGATCATTTAGGTAGAGATATATTTTCAAGAGTTTTATATGGAGGAAGAATATCTATTATTATAGGGGTATTATCTATGGTTATATCTACTGTAATAGGAGCTGTATATGGAAGTATAAGTGGATATTGTGGTGGTATTATAGATGATATTATGATGAGGTTTATAGATATAATGATCAGTATTCCGTCTTTGCTGATAATGACACTTATTCAAGCGATACTTCAAAGTAATAAGGTTAGCAGTATTATATTTGTAATAAGCATAACTAGCTGGATGAATATAGCGAAGATAGTAAGAGGTGAAGTACTTGAATTAAAGCAAAGAGAGTTTGTCTTAGCATCTAAGATCATGGGTGCGGATTTTATATACATAATGAAGAAGCATTTGATACCTAATTATATGACTAGCATAATATACATGTCAGCAGTAAATTCAGCTAATGCAATTATGGCAGAGACTACACTAAGCTTTTTAGGATTAGGACTTCCTATAGATCTACCATCTTGGGGTTCTATGCTTATGGACGCTAGAGAGAGTATACTTTTAAATAAATGGTGGGTAGCTTTATTTCCGGGTGTATTTATGATAAGCACTATATTTTGCATAACTAATATAGGGGAACACATAAGGGTTAAAAGTAATAGAAGATTCAATAATATATAA
- a CDS encoding ABC transporter permease produces the protein MMKFIFKKIRESILTIIILSFGVFMISHLAPGDPLVSVYGSGVERISSEVREQAIEDLALNKPLMYQYGIWVKNSIKGDLGYSYKYKMPVKDVINTHLPNTVLLIGLCLILTFILSIMFGLVAALNEGKLIDRVITRCTTLLYCIPGFWISLILILVFSVNLRMLPSSGVYDIGKENDILNRISHLILPLTVIVIGHLGYYSNFVRNKVLEELKEDYILLARAKGLSKSQIIVRHPLKKIMPSIIILMSLSFSHLIAGGFVVEYIFSYPGLGQLIFESAKYHDYPLLMGGVMLTGIIVVLASLVSDILSSLIDPRLKERGMN, from the coding sequence ATGATGAAATTTATCTTTAAAAAAATTAGAGAATCTATATTAACTATAATAATATTGTCATTTGGGGTATTTATGATTTCTCATTTAGCTCCAGGAGATCCTCTTGTATCTGTATATGGTTCTGGAGTAGAAAGAATATCAAGTGAAGTAAGAGAACAGGCTATCGAAGATCTAGCACTTAATAAGCCATTGATGTATCAATATGGAATATGGGTCAAAAATTCTATAAAAGGTGACTTAGGATATTCATATAAGTATAAGATGCCGGTCAAAGATGTTATAAACACTCATTTGCCAAACACTGTTTTATTAATAGGTCTTTGTCTCATTCTTACGTTTATATTATCTATAATGTTTGGATTAGTAGCCGCACTAAATGAAGGAAAACTAATAGATAGAGTTATTACAAGGTGTACTACACTACTTTATTGTATACCAGGATTTTGGATTAGCTTGATATTAATCTTAGTATTTAGTGTAAACTTGAGGATGTTACCATCATCTGGAGTTTATGATATAGGTAAGGAAAATGATATTTTAAATAGAATAAGCCATCTTATATTACCACTTACAGTTATAGTAATTGGGCACTTGGGATATTATTCGAATTTCGTAAGAAATAAAGTTTTAGAGGAATTGAAGGAAGATTATATACTGCTTGCTAGAGCTAAGGGGCTTTCAAAATCTCAAATAATAGTTAGACATCCACTTAAAAAGATAATGCCGTCTATTATAATACTGATGTCTTTATCTTTTAGCCACTTGATAGCTGGCGGTTTTGTTGTAGAGTACATATTTTCATATCCAGGTCTTGGACAATTGATATTTGAATCAGCTAAGTATCATGATTATCCTCTTTTAATGGGAGGGGTTATGCTAACAGGTATTATAGTTGTATTAGCAAGTTTAGTATCTGACATATTAAGTAGCTTAATAGATCCGAGATTAAAAGAGAGAGGAATGAATTAA